In Acidobacteriota bacterium, the following are encoded in one genomic region:
- a CDS encoding response regulator transcription factor, translated as MKPIRLLLADDHALFRQSLCTVLAAEADLEVVGEASAEREVLAQVAALEPDVLLLDVALGPGDGLKVAAALRQGRFRPRVLMVSMHDQERVVEQALAAGADGYALKEDSIEDLVYAIRSVHRGGRYVSPTLLRAWKSDAARDRPRLRGESRRRELTERQREILLLAAEGKTNREIAGELGIRQKTVENHRANIAQQYGLTRAVDYVRYAIRKGWMEA; from the coding sequence ATGAAGCCCATTCGTTTGCTGCTGGCGGATGATCATGCCTTGTTCCGCCAGAGCTTGTGCACCGTGCTCGCGGCCGAGGCGGATCTCGAGGTGGTCGGTGAGGCCAGCGCCGAGCGGGAAGTGCTGGCGCAGGTGGCGGCGCTCGAGCCGGACGTCCTCCTGCTCGATGTGGCCTTGGGCCCGGGAGACGGCCTGAAGGTCGCCGCGGCGCTGCGCCAAGGGCGCTTCAGGCCGCGCGTTCTGATGGTCTCGATGCACGACCAGGAGCGCGTTGTCGAGCAAGCCTTGGCGGCGGGTGCCGATGGCTATGCCCTCAAAGAAGACAGCATCGAGGATCTCGTCTACGCGATTCGTAGCGTCCACCGCGGTGGGCGCTACGTCAGCCCGACTCTGCTACGGGCTTGGAAGTCCGATGCGGCGCGGGACCGACCCCGCCTGCGCGGTGAATCCCGTCGCCGGGAGCTCACCGAGCGCCAGCGCGAGATCTTGCTGCTGGCTGCCGAGGGCAAGACCAATCGTGAGATCGCCGGCGAGCTCGGCATTCGACAGAAGACGGTCGAGAACCACCGCGCCAACATCGCCCAGCAGTACGGTTTGACGCGCGCGGTCGACTACGTGCGCTACGCCATCCGCAAGGGCTGGATGGAAGCCTGA
- a CDS encoding ATP-binding protein, with the protein MSRGGAAGFRRGAALRSKGALDLLALVAISGSLAVPTFGAPLQAEEELRRWHLRFGDDPSWSHPDLVLDPSWHQVSVPGSALQVYRQLRDQGAPGVPDRTPFYVWYRTRFVTPPDAGDAPLGLFLGRLEDVDQTFVNGLRVGWEGLFDRWPIPDKARGYPVPPGALAPPGESNVLAVRVQLWSSSGGMVADVPFVAPRWRVIERREQLDRQSVVIDAGLVAASASNLVLWLGLWFFGQRNREHVLLGWVLVTMVAMQALEGLGCYFVARSLDQAFGATTGLAATPVSEIYPFVGLPIWTAGVIFVLHYLWSLVGKAADRWLWGLDALLVVGSLATLAAPGERLGIQIFLASQAVAVVGALLLFLPAALRSRRAGTPGITAVATGFAILTVGGLFYGYSSYQPILNRAVTRASMVVFAMTLLIAFAQRHRSLRSRADHLGMQLVDSADQVQSRVARDLHDGVVQRLAAHGLSLRHAVRQQSWSTVSGVIDELGGTSDEVRAVVHELRPALLQRFGLRAAIVAHCEEVARAEAVEIEVVTGPAADFAAESAAPRHQGEAAVRELPALSAAAEVHVFRIVQEALNNSIRHAGAGRIRVELQVDPAGTLDLAIVDDGQGITPHQRQTGGLGLSIMKERAMLIRGRFELLSRPGGGTAIRVRGVQP; encoded by the coding sequence GTGTCCCGTGGCGGCGCCGCGGGCTTCCGCCGAGGGGCGGCTCTGCGGTCGAAGGGTGCCCTGGATCTGCTCGCCCTGGTTGCGATCTCCGGCTCGCTCGCCGTCCCGACCTTTGGGGCGCCGTTGCAGGCCGAGGAGGAGCTCCGTCGGTGGCATCTGCGCTTTGGCGACGATCCGAGCTGGTCCCATCCCGATCTGGTCTTGGATCCAAGTTGGCACCAGGTCTCGGTTCCGGGGTCGGCCCTGCAGGTCTACCGTCAGTTGCGCGACCAGGGGGCCCCGGGGGTGCCGGACCGGACGCCCTTCTATGTTTGGTATCGCACCCGCTTCGTAACGCCTCCGGATGCCGGCGATGCGCCCCTCGGGCTCTTCTTGGGACGCCTCGAAGACGTCGATCAGACCTTTGTGAACGGCCTGCGGGTCGGTTGGGAAGGGCTCTTCGATCGCTGGCCGATTCCCGACAAGGCCCGCGGTTACCCGGTGCCGCCGGGAGCTCTCGCGCCGCCCGGTGAGAGCAACGTCCTGGCGGTGCGAGTCCAGCTTTGGTCGTCATCCGGCGGCATGGTTGCCGATGTTCCGTTCGTCGCTCCCCGATGGCGGGTCATCGAACGTCGAGAGCAGCTCGATCGGCAATCGGTCGTGATCGATGCCGGCCTGGTCGCCGCCAGTGCCTCGAACCTCGTGCTGTGGCTTGGCCTGTGGTTCTTTGGACAGCGCAATCGGGAGCATGTCCTGCTCGGTTGGGTGCTGGTCACCATGGTTGCCATGCAGGCCCTCGAAGGGTTGGGCTGCTACTTCGTCGCACGCTCTTTGGACCAGGCCTTCGGAGCCACAACGGGCCTTGCCGCGACTCCGGTGAGCGAGATCTATCCCTTTGTCGGCCTACCGATCTGGACCGCGGGCGTTATCTTTGTGCTCCACTATCTGTGGAGCTTGGTGGGCAAGGCGGCGGACCGCTGGCTGTGGGGGCTCGATGCTCTCCTGGTGGTCGGCTCTCTCGCCACCCTGGCGGCACCCGGTGAGAGGCTCGGGATCCAGATCTTCCTGGCATCCCAGGCGGTCGCCGTGGTCGGGGCGCTCTTGCTTTTTCTGCCGGCGGCACTGCGCTCACGGCGGGCCGGGACGCCCGGGATCACCGCCGTTGCGACAGGCTTCGCCATTCTGACCGTCGGTGGCCTCTTCTATGGCTACTCGTCCTACCAGCCGATTCTGAACCGCGCCGTGACGCGGGCGTCGATGGTGGTCTTCGCCATGACCCTCTTGATCGCCTTCGCCCAGCGACATCGCAGTCTCCGGTCACGGGCCGATCACCTCGGAATGCAGCTCGTCGACTCGGCCGATCAGGTGCAGTCGCGGGTCGCCCGTGACCTCCACGATGGGGTCGTCCAGCGCTTGGCGGCCCATGGTTTGTCCCTGCGCCATGCGGTCCGGCAGCAGAGCTGGTCGACGGTGAGCGGCGTGATCGACGAGCTCGGCGGCACCAGTGACGAGGTGCGGGCGGTGGTCCACGAGCTGCGGCCGGCGTTGCTGCAGCGATTTGGCCTGCGCGCGGCGATCGTCGCGCACTGCGAGGAGGTGGCACGAGCCGAGGCGGTGGAGATCGAGGTGGTGACGGGGCCGGCTGCGGACTTCGCGGCGGAATCGGCGGCGCCGAGGCACCAGGGCGAGGCGGCGGTCCGCGAGCTGCCCGCCCTCTCGGCGGCGGCCGAGGTTCATGTCTTTCGCATCGTCCAGGAGGCCTTGAACAACTCGATTCGCCATGCGGGGGCGGGTCGGATCCGGGTCGAGCTGCAGGTCGACCCGGCCGGAACCCTGGATCTCGCCATTGTCGACGACGGTCAGGGAATCACTCCCCATCAGCGGCAGACCGGCGGCCTGGGGCTGTCGATCATGAAAGAGCGGGCGATGTTGATTCGCGGTCGCTTCGAGCTCCTCTCGAGACCGGGGGGTGGCACGGCGATACGGGTTCGAGGAGTCCAGCCATGA